A stretch of Branchiostoma lanceolatum isolate klBraLanc5 chromosome 14, klBraLanc5.hap2, whole genome shotgun sequence DNA encodes these proteins:
- the LOC136448964 gene encoding baculoviral IAP repeat-containing protein 7-like, with product MAHGYDSADSDLTSDRADSIHRSVVETDSGYKPNHSNYFSRMATYSLFVALPLYLSSFKLAEAGFFYPGDGIYLQCFSCNGNVNINTWKEGEDPLRKHFELFPHCKYAREKVEKLQPENSCRQGGFDSCTSHLPLNSDVPDKFDRSEINQEVKQHVFNADDFHKDQAEAKHAKRHQSIQTPSPTSAGHVVDIRTCDHRCRKDLNTEIHRLHTYYSYGWPLATPVTPEVLAAEGFFYLGVRDKVECAFCGGVLHQWERGDDPRVEHERHYRHCPYVRGMATSNIPIGETTGQSAMETIYFTAKPTFISYGHIESQVQPSVRAAAGPKHPELASEDSRMSTFFRWPLYSPISPRRLAKAGFFYTYIDDQVKCFWCDGGLKDWQPSDDPWTEHARWYGQECGFVQQEKGIAYISDVKKHCSTVVETHEHHMGGPSMIEVQEGNHLPREQGSELETAMESRVVRDAAGMGFDHHNIETVVGQRLRSIGQPFTTLTSLVEALLAVEDGGKEGGSKEQPSNNTTEDEVEPTVQLESVEINENPHAIQDETPTSKDALQRKLRELEEERLCKICLYRNSNVVLIPCGHFCCCVECANAMCRRKQSCPICRKRVQKIQKTFLA from the exons ATGGCACATGGTTATGACTCTGCTGACAGTGATCTAACATCAGATCGTGCCGATAGCATTCACCGCAGTGTGGTAGAAACAGATAGTGGTTATAAACCTAACCATTCTAATTACTTTAGCAGAATGGCCACATATTCCCTTTTTGTCGCACTACCGCTGTACCTATCCAGCTTTAAGCTAGCAGAAGCCGGGTTTTTCTACCCTGGTGACGGGATCTATTTACAATGCTTTAGCTGTAATGGAAATGTCAATATAAACACTTGGAAAGAAGGAGAGGACCCTTTGCGTAAACATTTTGAGCTATTTCCTCATTGTAAGTATGCGagagaaaaagttgaaaaacTTCAACCTGAAAACAGCTGCAGACAAGGCGGTTTTGATAGTTGTACAAGTCATTTGCCGTTAAATTCTGATGTTCCGGACAAATTTGACAGATCTGAAATAAACCAGGAGGTTAAGCAACATGTGTTTAATGCCGACGATTTTCATAAAGATCAAGCAGAGGCAAAACATGCTAAACGTCATCAATCCATACAAACACCGTCACCCACATCTGCAGGACACGTTGTAGATATCAGAACTTGTGATCACAGGTGTAGGAAAGACCTGAACACCGAAATTCACCGCCTTCATACATACTATAGTTATGGCTGGCCACTTGCCACCCCAGTAACACCAGAAGTACTAGCAGCAGAAGGCTTCTTCTACCTTGGGGTAAGAGACAAGGTAGAATGTGCCTTTTGCGGTGGTGTACTCCACCAATGGGAACGGGGAGACGACCCTAGAGTAGAACACGAGAGGCATTATAGACACTGTCCATACGTGCGAGGTATGGCTACCTCAAATATCCCTATCGGTGAAACCACGGGACAGTCTGCAATGGAAACCATTTACTTCACAGCAAAGCCAACGTTTATCAG TTACGGACATATCGAAAGCCAAGTTCAACCTTCCGTCAGGGCAGCTGCTGGACCAAAGCACCCAGAGCTGGCATCAGAGGACTCGCGCATGTCGACCTTCTTCCGCTGGCCTCTGTACAGCCCCATCTCACCACGACGGCTGGCGAaagctgggttcttttacaccT ATATCGATGACCAGGTGAAATGCTTCTGGTGTGACGGGGGTCTGAAAGACTGGCAGCCCTCCGACGACCCGTGGACAGAACATGCAAGATGGTACGGACAAGAGTGCGGCTTCGTCCAACAGGAGAAGGGCATTGCATACATCAGCGATGTTAAG AAACACTGCAGCACGGTCGTCGAAACACATGAACACCACATGGGTGGACCTTCCATGATAGAGGTACAAGAAGGCAATCATCTACCGAGAGAACAGGGCAGTGAGCTGGAAACAGCCATGGAATCTCGCGTAGTCAGAGACGCTGCAGGGATGGGTTTTGATCACCATAACATTGAGACGGTCGTCGGACAACGTCTACGGAGTATCGGTCAGCCATTTACAACTTTGACTAGCCTTGTAGAGGCACTGCTGGCTGTCGAAGACGGTGGCAAAGAAg GTGGAAGCAAGGAACAGCCTAGCAATAACACAACAGAAGATGAAGTAGAACCAACTGTCCAACTGGAGTCTGTGGAAATCAATGAGAATCCACATGCCATTCAGGATG AAACACCTACTTCAAAGGATGCTCTACAGAGAAAACTTCGTGAGTTAGAAGAAGAACGTCTTTGTAAGATTTGCCTGTATCGCAATTCCAATGTCGTCCTAATTCCATGTGGTCATTTCTGTTGCTGTGTCGAGTGTGCAAATGCAATGTGCAGGAGAAAACAATCTTGTCCGATATGTCGAAAACGGGTTCAGAAAATTCAGAAAACCTTTCTTGCGTGA